A region from the Triticum urartu cultivar G1812 chromosome 1, Tu2.1, whole genome shotgun sequence genome encodes:
- the LOC125542232 gene encoding putative disease resistance protein RGA4 → MAELVAAMAIRPLVSILMSKASSSLLDEYKVMEGMEEQHKVLKRKLPAILDVMTDAEEQATEHRDGAKAWLQELKTVAYEANEVFDEFKYEALRREARKKGHYRKLGFDVIKLFPTHNRIVFRYKMGRKLCRILKAIDVLIAEMHAFRFKYRPQPPVPKQWRQTDSVITDLQDIASRSRDKDKKNIVATLLGQANNADFIVVPIVGMGGLGKTTLAQLIYNDPEIQKHFQLLLWVCVSDTFDVNSLAKSIVEASPNKNVDTDKPPLDRLQKLVSGQRYLLVLDDVWDNKELRKWERLKVCLQHGGMGSAVLTTTRDKRVAEIMGADRAAYNLNALEDHFIKEIIVDRAFNLENGKPPELLKMVGEIVKRCCGSPLAASALGSVLRTKTTVKEWNAIASRSSICTEETGILPILKLSYNDLPSHMKQCFAFCAVFPKDYKIDVAKLIQLWIANGFIPEHKEDSLETIGQLIFDELASRSFFLDIERSKEHWEYYSRTTCKIHDLMHDIAMSVMGKECVAVTMELSKIEWLGDTARHLFLSCKGTEGILNASLEKRSPAIQTLICDSPMQSSLKHLSKYNSLHALKLCIRGTESFLLKSMYLHHLRYLDLSYSSIKALPEDTSILYNLQVLDLSYCNHLDRLPRQMKYMTSLRHLYTHGCWNLKSMPPELGKLTNLQTLTCFVAGVPGPDCSDVGELHDLKIGGQLELRQVENVEKAEAGVANLGNKKDLRELSLRWTEVGESKVLDKFEPHGGLQVLKIYSYGGECMGMLQNMVEIHLFHCEGLQILFRCSAIFTFPKLKVLMLEHLLGFEGWWKIDERQEEQTIFPVLEKLFISYCGKLVAFPEALLLRGPCGEGDYTLVRSAFPALKVLKMEDLESFQRWDAVEETQGEQILFPCLEKLSIEKCPKLAALPEAPLLRGPCGEGGYTLVHSAFPSLKVLKMEDLESFRRWDAVEETQGEQILFPCLEELSIEKCPELINLPEAPLLEEPCSGGGYRLVRSAFPALKVLKMKCLGSFQRWDGAAKGEQIFFPQLEKLSVQQCPMLIDLPEVPKISVLEIEDGKQEIFQFVDKYLSSLTNLILKLKNTETPSEVECTSILPVDNKEKWNQKSPLTVVGLGCCNSFFGPGALEPWGYFVHLENLEIDRCDVLVHWPENVFQSMVSLRTLLIRNCKNLTGYAQAPLEPLASERSQHPRGLESLYLENCPSLVEMFNVPASLKEMYIDGCIKLESIFGKQQGMAELVQVSSSSEADVPTAVSELPSSPMNHFYTCLEYLRLVGCGSLPAVLSLPLSLKTIRIAGCSSIQVLSCQLGGLQKPEATTYRSRSPIMPQPPAATAREHLLPPHLESLTIWDCAGMLGGPLRLPAPLKTLRIIGNSGLTSLECLSGEHPPSLEYLDLEKSSTLASLPNEPQVYSSLWALEIRGCPAIKKLPRCLQPQLGTIDHKFLDACYKVTEFKPLKPKTWKEIPRLVRERRQACRS, encoded by the exons ATGGCGGAGCTGGTGGCCGCCATGGCCATCCGGCCACTGGTGTCCATCCTAATGAGCAAGGCGTCCAGCTCACTCCTGGATGAGTACAAGGTGATGGAGGGAATGGAGGAGCAGCACAAGGTTCTCAAGCGCAAGCTTCCAGCCATCCTTGACGTCATGACTGACGCCGAGGAGCAGGCAACGGAGCATAGAGATGGCGCCAAAGCCTGGCTCCAGGAGCTCAAGACTGTGGCCTATGAGGCAAATGAAGTCTTCGATGAATTCAAGTACGAAGCACTCCGCCGTGAAGCCAGGAAGAAGGGGCACTACAGAAAGCTTGGATTCGATGTAATAAAGCTATTCCCTACTCACAACCGTATTGTGTTCCGCTACAAAATGGGTCGCAAGCTTTGCCGGATTCTGAAGGCCATTGATGTCCTTATAGCGGAGATGCATGCCTTTAGGTTCAAGTACCGACCACAGCCGCCGGTGCCCAAGCAGTGGAGGCAGACGGATTCTGTTATCACCGACCTGCAAGACATTGCCAGCAGATCCAGAGACAAGGATAAGAAGAATATTGTCGCTACACTACTTGGTCAAGCTAACAATGCAGATTTCATAGTCGTTCCCATTGTTGGAATGGGGGGCCTTGGCAAGACCACATTAGCGCAGCTCATATACAATGATCCTGAAATTCAGAAGCATTTCCAGTTGCTGCTCTGGGTTTGTGTCTCTGATACCTTTGATGTGAACTCCCTGGCCAAGAGTATAGTTGAAGCATCTCCCAATAAGAATGTTGATACAGACAAACCACCACTGGATAGACTTCAAAAACTGGTCAGCGGACAGCGGTATCTCCTTGTATTGGATGATGTTTGGGACAACAAAGAGTTACGTAAGTGGGAAAGGCTGAAGGTATGTCTTCAGCATGGTGGCATGGGCAGTGCAGTGTTGACAACAACTCGTGATAAACGAGTTGCTGAAATTATGGGTGCAGATAGGGCAGCCTACAATCTCAATGCTTTGGAGGATCACTTCATAAAGGAAATTATTGTGGATAGAGCATTCAATTTAGAGAATGGAAAGCCTCCCGAGCTACTCAAGATGGTTGGTGAGATTGTGAAGAGATGTTGTGGCTCTCCATTAGCTGCAAGTGCACTGGGCTCTGTACTTCGTACCAAGACCACCGTGAAAGAATGGAATGCTATAGCATCTAGAAGCAGCATTTGCACTGAGGAAACTGGAATCTTGCCAATACTCAAGCTTAGCTACAACGACTTGCCATCGCACATGAAGCAGTGCTTTGCTTTTTGTGCTGTATTTCCAAAGGATTACAAGATTGATGTAGCGAAGCTGATCCAACTATGGATCGCAAATGGCTTTATCCCTGAACACAAGGAAGATAGTCTTGAAACCATTGGACAACTTATTTTTGATGAGCTTGCTTCAAGGTCATTCTTTCTGGATATAGAGAGGAGTAAAGAACACTGGGAGTATTATTCCAGAACAACATGTAAAATCCACGAtcttatgcatgatattgcaatGTCTGTTATGGGAAAGGAATGTGTTGCTGTGACTATGGAGCTAAGTAAAATTGAGTGGCTTGGAGATACTGCTCGGCATTTGTTTTTATCATGTAAAGGAACAGAAGGTATTTTGAATGCTTCTTTGGAGAAAAGATCCCCTGCCATTCAAACACTCATATGTGATAGTCCTATGCAAAGTTCATTGAAGCATCTATCAAAATATAACTCTTTGCACGCCTTGAAGCTCTGTATTAGAGGCACAGAATCATTTCTTCTGAAATCAATGTATCTGCATCACCTGAGGTACCTTGATCTCTCATACAGTTCTATCAAAGCACTTCCTGAAGATACAAGTATTCTATATAACCTGCAAGTGTTGGACCTTTCCTACTGTAATCATCTTGATCGACTTCCAAGGCAAATGAAGTATATGACTTCCCTCCGTCACCTCTACACTCATGGATGTTGGAACTTGAAGAGCATGCCTCCAGAACTAGGAAAACTCACTAACCTGCAGACGCTGACATGTTTTGTGGCAGGAGTTCCTGGCCCTGATTGCAGTGATGTTGGAGAGCTGCATGATTTAAAGATTGGTGGTCAGCTAGAGCTACGCCAGGTAGAGAATGTTGAAAAAGCAGAAGCAGGAGTGGCGAATCTTGGAAACAAGAAGGATCTCAGAGAACTGTCGTTAAGATGGACAGAGGTTGGCGAGAGCAAGGTGCTTGACAAGTTCGAACCTCATGGTGGGCTGCAGGTTCTGAAGATATATTCCTATGGAGGAGAGTGCATGGGTATGCTGCAAAACATGGTTGAGATCCATCTTTTTCATTGTGAAGGATTGCAAATTTTGTTCAGATGCAGTGCAATCTTCACTTTTCCAAAACTGAAGGTGCTTATGCTAGAACATCTGTTGGGTTTTGAAGGATGGTGGAAAATAGATGAGAGGCAAGAAGAACAAACAATATTTCCTGTGCTTGAGAAGTTGTTTATTAGCTATTGTGGAAAGTTGGTAGCATTCCCTGAAGCACTATTGCTGCGAGGACCTTGTGGTGAAGGTGATTATACATTGGTACGCTCAGCATTTCCTGCCCTGAAGGTGCTCAAAATGGAAGATTTGGAGAGCTTTCAGAGATGGGATGCAGTCGAAGAGACTCAAGGAGAACAGATATTGTTTCCTTGTCTAGAGAAACTGTCAATTGAGAAATGCCCAAAGCTGGCAGCATTACCTGAAGCACCATTGCTGCGAGGACCTTGTGGTGAGGGTGGTTATACATTGGTACACTCTGCGTTTCCTTCCCTAAAGGTACTCAAAATGGAAGATTTGGAGAGCTTTCGGAGATGGGATGCAGTCGAAGAGACTCAAGGAGAACAGATATTGTTTCCTTGTCTTGAGGAACTGTCAATTGAGAAATGCCCAGAGCTGATAAATTTACCTGAAGCACCATTGCTTGAAGAACCATGTAGCGGAGGTGGTTATAGATTGGTACGTTCAGCCTTTCCTGCCCTCAAGGTGCTCAAAATGAAATGCTTGGGGAGTTTTCAGAGATGGGATGGTGCTGCCAAAGGTGAACAAATATTTTTTCCACAGCTTGAGAAACTATCAGTTCAGCAATGCCCAATGTTGATAGATTTACCTGAGGTACCAAAAATCAGTGTGTTAGAAATTGAAGATGGCAAGCAAGAGATCTTCCAGTTTGTGGACAAATATTTGTCCTCATTGACCAATCTGATACTGAAGCTAAAAAATACAGAAACACCATCAGAGGTTGAGTGCACTTCAATTCTACCTGTGGACAACAAGGAGAAATGGAACCAGAAATCCCCTCTGACAGTTGTGGGGTTAGGATGCTGCAACTCATTCTTTGGACCAGGTGCACTAGAGCCGTGGGGCTATTTTGTACACCTTGAAAACTTGGAAATTGATAGATGTGATGTGCTCGTCCACTGGCCAGAGAATGTGTTCCAAAGCATGGTATCCTTGAGGACATTACTGATTAGAAACTGCAAAAATCTGACTGGATATGCACAAGCTCCTCTTGAGCCGTTGGCGTCTGAAAGGAGTCAGCACCCGAGAGGTCTGGAGTCTCTTTATTTAGAAAACTGCCCAAGTTTAGTAGAGATGTTCAACGTCCCGGCATCTCTCAAGGAAATGTATATTGATGGGTGCATTAAGCTTGAGTCCATATTCGGCAAGCAGCAGGGCATGGCAGAGTTAGTCCAAGTATCTTCTAGCAGTGAGGCAGACGTGCCTACAGCTGTATCAGAGTTGCCATCCTCACCCATGAATCACTTTTATACATGCCTAGAATATCTACGTTTAGTTGGATGTGGAAGCTTACCAGCGGTTCTAAGTCTGCCTTTGTCCTTAAAGACCATACGGATTGCTGGCTGCAGTAGTATTCAAGTCCTATCATGCCAGCTGGGTGGGCTCCAGAAACCAGAAGCCACTACCTACAGAAGCAGAAGTCCTATCATGCCACAGCCACCAGCAGCAACTGCAAGAGAGCATTTACTTCCTCCCCATCTCGAATCTCTAACAATATGGGACTGTGCTGGCATGTTGGGTGGGCCTCTCCGTCTGCCTGCACCCCTCAAGACACTGCGCATTATTGGCAACAGTGGGCTGACATCGCTGGAGTGTCTGTCGGGAGAGCACCCCCCATCGTTGGAATACCTTGATCTTGAAAAATCCAGTACCCTGGCATCCCTGCCGAATGAGCCGCAAGTATACAGTTCTCTCTGGGCTCTTGAAATTAGAGGCTGCCCTGCTATAAAGAAGCTCCCTAGATGCCTGCAGCCGCAACTGGGCACCATCGACCACAAATTTCTAGATGCCTGCTATAAAG TAACGGAATTCAAACCATTGAAACCGAAGACATGGAAGGAAATACCGAGGCTAGTCCGTGAGCGGAGGCAGGCCTGCCGGAGCTGA